One part of the Asterias amurensis chromosome 11, ASM3211899v1 genome encodes these proteins:
- the LOC139944060 gene encoding HUWE1-associated protein modifying stress responses-like produces the protein MTEQKERGEDSGGELWTSSWEQQCLDELDSEPNLDDRLPQERQFAVDKLWYSFQTCASAVTHLYKLERLTGQSNALPLWLAFQNAASSVTKMYKDSLEAHRGSIELGTQIGYQRRTRDIVGWVKKRRRFIKREDLLAFLCGKAPPPRIRPSQMGRSSAERSSPRSHTQSHDVVGHSVETTDDLQPFREALALQGLNGAMANVGVSQSPPHHSHSRRRHGNVLDLFPDELFAHPDSRKRNTSPNDVHMDSPSHKRNRLL, from the exons ATGACCGAGCAGAAAGAGAGAGGTGAAGATTCAGGGGGCGAACTTTGGACGTCAAGTTGGGAGCAACAATGTCTGGACGAGTTGGACAGCGAACCCAACTTGGACGATCGGCTTCCTCAAGAACGCCAGTTTGCAGTTGATAAACTGTGGTACAGTTTTCAGACTTGCGCAAGTGCTGTGACACATCTGTATAAACTTG AGCGCTTGACTGGTCAATCCAATGCCCTTCCTCTCTGGCTTGCATTTCAGAATGCCGCTAGTTCAgtaacaaaaatgtacaaag ACAGCTTAGAAGCACACAGGGGTTCGATAGAGCTCGGTACTCAGATCGGTTACCAGCGACGTACAAGAGACATAGTGGGCTGGGTCAAAAAAAGAAGACGCTTCATCAAACGGGAGGATCTCTTAGCGTTTCTTTGTGGTAAAGCACCCCCTCCTCGTATTCGTCCAAGTCAGATGGGTCGAAGTTCAGCAGAGAGGTCATCTCCGAGGTCACACACACAGTCCCATGATGTGGTGGGACATTCTGTAGAAACTACTGATGATTTACAGCCATTCAGGGAGGCTTTAGCATTACAAG GTTTAAACGGAGCGATGGCCAACGTTGGTGTGTCCCAGTCTCCACCACATCACTCTCATTCACGTCGCCGCCACGGAAACGTACTAGATCTCTTCCCGGATGAACTCTTTGCCCATCCAGATTCCCGTAAGAGAAACACTTCACCTAACGATGTTCACATGGACTCCCCTTCACATAAACGTAACAGGCTACTATGA